The Gemmatimonadota bacterium DNA window GGCGATCGGCGACGACCGCGCCTCCTACCCCGAAATTGCGGCGCATCTCGAGACGACGCTCGTCGACCGCTACTTCTGCAACTTCTCGATCTTCCAGTCGGTCCCGGACAACTGGGCCATCGACCAGCTCTTCCCGATCATGCCGATCCACCGGCTCGGCGAGATGCCGGAGCGCCGCGGCACCATCCAGGACGTGACCTGCGACTCGGATGGCGTGATCGACCGCTTCACGGGCGGGCGCAAGGGGAAGCCGTCGCTGGAACTCCACCCCTGGCGCGAAGGGGAGCCGTACATTCTGGGCATCTTCCTCACCGGTGCCTACCAGGAGATCCTCGGCGACCTGCACAACCTCTTCGGCGACACCAACGCGGTGCACGTGCGGCTCAAGGAGCACGGCTACGAAATCACCGACCTCGTCCATGGCGACACCGTGACCGAGGTGCTGACCTACGTCCAGTTCCATGCCTCCGACCTGCTGGCCACCTTCCGCCGCAAGGTGGCCCGCGCCTCGACGCTCAAGCGGCAGGAGGCCAATGCCTACATTGCCGACTACGTCGCCGGGCTGGAGGGGTATACGTATCTGGAGGGGGAGTTGGCGGAGGAGTAGCGACAGCAGGATGATGGATGATGGATGATGGATGATGGATGATGGATGATGGATAACCAACGCCCCGAACTGCGAGAATCACATCGCGGTTCGGGGCTTCATCCATCATCCATCATCCATCATCCATCATCCATCATCCCACCGGTTCTACTTCCGCATCACCAACGGCACGAACTCCCGCTCATCGGGGCCCGTATAGATCTGCCGCGGCCGCGCGATCTTCTGCTCCTTGTCGGTGATCATCTCTTCCCACTGCGCCAGCCAGCCCGGCAGGCGGCCGAGCGCGAAGAGCACCGTGAAGTAGTCGGTCGGGTAGCCCATCGCCTGGTAGATCAGGCCCGAGTAGAAGTCGACGTTCGGGTAGAGCTTGCGGTCGATGAAGTACTTGTCCTCGAGCGCGATCCTCTCGAGTTCGAGGGCGATCTCGAGCTTCGGGTTGAGGCCGGTCTGCTGGAAGACGTCGTAGGCCACCTGCTTGATCAGCTTGGCGCGCGGGTCATACGACTTGTACACGCGGTGGCCGAAGCCCATGAGGCGATCACCGCCGTTCTTGACGGCTTCGATGAACGCCGGGATGCGGTCCTTGGTGCCGATCTCGTCGAGCATCCGGAGCACGGCCTCGTTGGCGCCGCCGTGCAGCGGGCCGTAGAGGGCGGCGATGCCCGCGGAGACCGCCGAGAACGGGTCGACCCCCGAAGAGCCCACGGCGCGCACCGCCGACGTCGAACAGTTCTGCTCGTGGTCGGCATGCAGGATCAGCAGGATCTCGAGGGCGCGCTGCAGCACCGGATTGGGCTCATGCTTGCCGCCGATGCTGAACGTCATGTTCACGAAGTTGCCGATGTAATCGAGGTCGTTCCGCGGGAACTCGTACGGGAGCCCGCGCGCATGGCGGAAGCAGAACGAGGCGATTGTCGGCAGCTTCGCCATCAGGCGAACCTTCTGGATGTAGCGGTTGCGCGGGTCGTGAATGTCCTTGGCATCGGGGTAGAACGTCGACAGCGCCCCGACCGCCCCCAGCAGCATCCCCATCGGGTGCGCGTCGTAGCGGAACCCTTCCAGGAACTTGATGATGTTGGTGTGGACGTAGGTGTGGAAGCGGATGTCGTGCTCCCAGCCAGCCAGCTGCTCGTGGGTCGGCAGCTCCCCCGCACTCAGGAGGTAGGCCACTTCCAGGAACGAGGCCTGCCCGGCGATCTGCTCGATCGGGTAGCCGCGGTAGCGGAGGATCCCCTTGTCGCCGTCGATGAAGGTGATCGCGCTGCGACAGGCGGCCGTGTTCATGAACGCCGGATCGTAGGTCATCAGGCCGAAGTCGTCGGCATTGACCTTGATCTGGCGGAGCGCGGTCGCGTGAAT harbors:
- a CDS encoding citrate synthase, whose translation is MASDTLTITDNRTGKQYEVPVTDETIHATALRQIKVNADDFGLMTYDPAFMNTAACRSAITFIDGDKGILRYRGYPIEQIAGQASFLEVAYLLSAGELPTHEQLAGWEHDIRFHTYVHTNIIKFLEGFRYDAHPMGMLLGAVGALSTFYPDAKDIHDPRNRYIQKVRLMAKLPTIASFCFRHARGLPYEFPRNDLDYIGNFVNMTFSIGGKHEPNPVLQRALEILLILHADHEQNCSTSAVRAVGSSGVDPFSAVSAGIAALYGPLHGGANEAVLRMLDEIGTKDRIPAFIEAVKNGGDRLMGFGHRVYKSYDPRAKLIKQVAYDVFQQTGLNPKLEIALELERIALEDKYFIDRKLYPNVDFYSGLIYQAMGYPTDYFTVLFALGRLPGWLAQWEEMITDKEQKIARPRQIYTGPDEREFVPLVMRK